The proteins below are encoded in one region of Prevotella melaninogenica ATCC 25845:
- a CDS encoding exodeoxyribonuclease III yields MKFISWNVNGLRACVGKEFEQQFKDLDADFFCLQETKMQAGQLDLSFPGYESYWNYADKKGYSGTAIYTKHKPLSVTYGIDIDEHDHEGRVITLEMEDFYLVTVYTPNSQDGLRRLEYRMKWEDDFQAYLHKLDEKKPVIVCGDMNVAHQEIDLKNPKTNHKNAGFTDEEREKMTQLLSNGFIDTFRTLYPEQVTYSWWSYRFRAREKNTGWRIDYFLISERLKDRLEDAKIHTEIMGSDHCPVEIILK; encoded by the coding sequence ATGAAGTTTATTTCATGGAATGTAAACGGGCTTCGCGCCTGTGTAGGAAAGGAATTTGAGCAGCAATTCAAGGACTTGGATGCTGATTTCTTCTGCCTACAAGAGACAAAGATGCAAGCAGGACAGCTCGATCTCAGTTTTCCTGGTTATGAATCTTATTGGAATTACGCAGACAAGAAGGGCTATTCTGGTACGGCAATATACACAAAGCATAAGCCATTGAGTGTGACTTATGGTATTGATATTGATGAGCACGACCATGAGGGACGTGTAATTACACTCGAGATGGAAGACTTCTACCTCGTAACTGTTTATACACCGAACTCACAGGATGGGCTTCGTCGATTGGAGTATCGTATGAAGTGGGAAGATGACTTCCAAGCCTATCTCCACAAACTCGATGAGAAAAAGCCTGTTATCGTATGTGGTGACATGAATGTTGCTCATCAGGAGATAGACCTTAAGAACCCAAAGACAAACCACAAGAATGCTGGTTTTACTGATGAAGAGCGTGAGAAGATGACCCAATTACTAAGTAATGGCTTCATCGACACCTTCCGTACCCTTTATCCAGAGCAGGTTACTTATTCTTGGTGGTCATATCGTTTCCGTGCAAGAGAGAAGAATACGGGGTGGCGTATCGACTATTTCCTAATCTCAGAACGTCTCAAAGACCGCCTCGAAGATGCTAAGATTCATACAGAGATTATGGGAAGCGACCACTGTCCTGTGGAAATTATCTTGAAATAA
- a CDS encoding BT_3928 family protein — protein MNKIKSILVNLSRTLLALTFIFSGFVKAIDPLGSQYKIAEYLEAVQLSAYIPDWAQLILSVGLSAIEFTLGVMLLLAIRRRLASKLSLIMMVVMTLVTLWLTVSNPIQDCGCFGDAIHLTNTQTFIKNIILLTAAIILACWPLYQVRFVSKTNQWIAFYFTIVFIVTASTLSLYHLPIFDFRPYYIGQNIKKGMEIPKGAKLTTYKTTFICEKNGVTKEFTENDYPYNDSTWVFKDTHQEILEKGYEPPIHDFSITDEKTGEDLTDSILTKDGYTFLLIAPVLERADDSNFGEIDAIYEYAKENGYGFYGLTASTDKAVKHWRDITGAEYPFYTMDGTTLKTIIRSNPGLVLLYKGTIINKWSHNDLPKQAELNAPLSLIEVGREPENETWTKIVLILICYIFPLTLLIVADRIWSWTRWVRKREEWLRQKEQWLIQKEQSNKLYQLLKRKRQMRKKIVAGNWKMNETLQEGVALAKEINDSLKAEKPNCDVVICTPFIHLASVAQVLDAEGVALGAENCADKEKGAYTGEVSAAMVKSTGAQYVILGHSERRQYYGETAEILKEKVQLALANGLKVIFCCGETLEEREAEKQNEVVKAELEGSVFHLSAEEWKNIVLAYEPIWAIGTGKTATSDQAQEMLAYIRSIVAEKYGKEAAEDTTILYGGSCNASNAAELFSKSDIDGGLIGGASLKAADFKAIIDAWKK, from the coding sequence ATGAATAAAATAAAGTCTATACTGGTAAACCTCAGCCGTACCCTACTTGCTTTGACATTCATCTTTTCGGGTTTTGTCAAAGCGATTGACCCTTTAGGTTCGCAATATAAGATTGCAGAATACTTAGAGGCGGTGCAGTTGTCGGCATATATTCCAGATTGGGCACAATTGATTTTATCTGTCGGACTATCAGCAATAGAGTTCACCTTGGGTGTGATGCTCTTACTTGCTATTCGTCGTCGACTCGCCAGCAAGCTATCTCTTATCATGATGGTAGTGATGACGCTTGTGACCCTTTGGCTTACTGTAAGCAATCCGATACAGGATTGTGGTTGCTTTGGTGATGCCATTCACCTCACGAATACGCAGACTTTCATCAAGAATATAATCCTCTTGACAGCAGCCATCATCCTTGCCTGCTGGCCACTTTATCAAGTTCGCTTTGTATCAAAAACAAATCAGTGGATAGCTTTTTATTTCACGATTGTCTTTATTGTCACAGCCTCCACACTGAGTCTTTATCATCTGCCTATCTTTGATTTCCGTCCTTATTACATCGGACAGAATATCAAAAAGGGAATGGAAATACCCAAAGGGGCTAAGCTAACGACTTATAAGACGACCTTCATTTGTGAGAAGAATGGCGTAACAAAAGAATTCACAGAGAATGATTACCCTTACAATGATTCTACATGGGTATTCAAAGATACACACCAAGAGATACTTGAAAAGGGTTACGAACCGCCTATTCACGACTTTTCAATTACAGACGAAAAGACGGGAGAGGACCTTACCGATAGTATTCTAACCAAGGATGGATATACTTTCCTACTCATTGCCCCTGTATTGGAGCGTGCTGACGACAGCAACTTTGGTGAGATTGATGCAATCTATGAATATGCTAAGGAGAATGGTTATGGCTTCTATGGATTGACCGCAAGTACAGATAAAGCTGTAAAACACTGGCGAGATATTACCGGAGCCGAATATCCATTCTATACAATGGATGGCACAACCCTAAAGACCATTATTCGAAGTAACCCAGGCTTGGTACTGCTTTATAAAGGTACTATCATTAATAAGTGGAGCCATAACGACCTGCCGAAACAAGCAGAACTGAACGCACCATTGTCGCTTATAGAGGTAGGACGTGAACCAGAGAATGAGACATGGACAAAAATTGTATTGATTCTTATTTGTTATATCTTCCCACTAACACTCCTTATCGTAGCCGATCGCATTTGGTCATGGACACGATGGGTAAGAAAACGTGAGGAATGGTTGAGACAAAAGGAGCAATGGTTAATACAAAAAGAACAATCAAATAAATTATATCAACTTTTAAAACGTAAAAGACAAATGAGAAAGAAAATTGTAGCAGGTAACTGGAAGATGAACGAGACCCTGCAGGAAGGTGTTGCTTTGGCAAAGGAAATCAACGACTCATTGAAGGCAGAGAAGCCAAACTGTGATGTTGTTATCTGTACTCCATTCATTCACCTTGCAAGTGTTGCACAGGTATTGGATGCAGAGGGTGTTGCTCTCGGTGCAGAGAACTGCGCTGACAAGGAGAAGGGTGCTTACACTGGTGAGGTTTCTGCCGCTATGGTAAAGAGCACTGGTGCACAGTACGTTATCCTCGGTCACTCTGAGCGTCGCCAGTACTACGGTGAGACAGCAGAGATTTTGAAGGAGAAGGTACAGTTGGCATTGGCTAACGGTTTGAAGGTTATCTTCTGCTGCGGTGAGACTCTTGAGGAGCGTGAGGCTGAGAAGCAGAACGAGGTAGTAAAGGCTGAGCTCGAGGGTTCTGTATTCCACCTTTCTGCTGAGGAGTGGAAGAACATCGTTTTGGCTTACGAGCCAATCTGGGCTATCGGTACTGGTAAGACAGCTACATCTGATCAGGCTCAGGAGATGTTGGCTTACATCCGCTCTATCGTTGCAGAGAAGTATGGCAAAGAGGCTGCAGAGGACACAACTATCCTTTATGGTGGTAGCTGTAACGCAAGCAACGCTGCAGAGTTGTTCAGCAAGTCTGACATCGACGGTGGCTTGATTGGTGGTGCTTCATTGAAGGCTGCTGACTTCAAGGCTATCATCGACGCTTGGAAGAAGTAA
- a CDS encoding efflux RND transporter periplasmic adaptor subunit: MKKKSILLSAIAAMVLLLTSCGGGKQSLPTSDEYPVITIGAANAQLKTTFPATIKGVQDVEVRPKVSGFITKLYVHEGEYVRAGQVLFVVDNSTYQAAVRQAEAQVVSAQSGVAGAQARVVQANASLNSANAQAATSRLTYSNSKNLYNNKVIGEYELESAKNAYETAQAAVSQAQSGVASANAAVTQAHAAVRQAQAMLATAKDNLGFCYVKSPASGYVGSLPYKEGALVSASSAQPVTTVSNTSSIEVYFSMTESDVLKLSRTNNGLNNAIKSFPSVSLMLADGTIYNHEGVVVKTSGIIDATTGTVSVIARFPNPEHLLKSGGSGQIVIAKNNNRALLVPQEATVQVQDKIFVYKVDGDSKVHYTEITVDPQNDGINYIVTSGLKMGDRIVSKGLSSLEDGAKITALTPAEYDKAIEKAEKLGANQGSASGFLKAMKGEDK, from the coding sequence ATGAAGAAAAAAAGTATCTTATTGTCTGCTATAGCAGCAATGGTCTTGTTACTTACCAGTTGTGGTGGAGGAAAACAAAGCCTTCCAACAAGCGATGAGTATCCAGTAATTACAATTGGTGCAGCCAATGCACAGTTGAAGACGACATTCCCAGCAACCATTAAGGGTGTGCAGGATGTTGAGGTACGTCCAAAAGTTAGTGGTTTTATCACAAAACTTTATGTACATGAAGGTGAGTATGTTCGTGCAGGACAGGTGCTCTTCGTGGTAGATAACTCTACTTATCAGGCTGCTGTTCGTCAGGCTGAAGCTCAAGTCGTATCAGCACAGAGTGGTGTTGCAGGTGCTCAGGCTCGTGTTGTTCAGGCTAATGCAAGTCTGAATTCAGCCAATGCGCAGGCTGCAACTTCACGATTGACTTATAGTAACAGTAAGAACCTTTATAATAATAAGGTAATAGGTGAGTACGAGTTGGAATCAGCAAAGAATGCGTATGAGACTGCCCAAGCTGCTGTTAGCCAAGCACAGAGTGGCGTAGCATCTGCTAATGCAGCAGTAACACAGGCACATGCTGCTGTCCGTCAGGCTCAGGCAATGCTCGCAACAGCTAAAGATAACCTCGGTTTCTGCTATGTGAAGAGTCCTGCATCAGGTTATGTGGGTAGTCTTCCTTATAAGGAGGGTGCTTTGGTTAGCGCATCTTCTGCACAGCCTGTTACCACAGTGAGCAACACTTCTTCTATAGAAGTCTACTTCTCAATGACAGAGTCTGATGTCTTAAAGCTCAGCCGTACTAATAATGGTTTGAATAATGCTATCAAGTCTTTCCCAAGTGTAAGTTTGATGTTAGCTGATGGTACAATTTATAACCATGAAGGTGTAGTTGTTAAAACCAGTGGTATTATAGATGCAACAACTGGTACAGTAAGTGTTATTGCACGTTTTCCTAATCCAGAACACTTGTTGAAGAGCGGTGGTAGCGGTCAGATTGTTATTGCAAAGAATAATAACCGTGCTTTGTTAGTACCACAGGAAGCTACTGTACAGGTTCAAGATAAGATCTTTGTATATAAGGTTGATGGTGATAGTAAGGTACATTATACCGAGATAACTGTTGACCCACAGAATGATGGCATCAATTATATTGTTACAAGTGGTCTTAAAATGGGCGACCGTATTGTGAGCAAGGGCCTTTCAAGTCTTGAGGATGGCGCAAAGATAACAGCACTTACACCTGCAGAGTATGATAAAGCCATTGAGAAAGCAGAGAAGTTGGGTGCAAATCAAGGCTCAGCATCAGGCTTCCTCAAAGCTATGAAGGGAGAAGATAAGTAA
- a CDS encoding DUF1599 domain-containing protein — protein sequence MASQLTKTQQEFQDVLAECRSLFGKKLHDYGASWRILRPSSLTDQLFIKAKRIRSLEITGESLVGEGIRPEFIALINYSIVGLIQLEKGFVDSVDMTPDEALALYDSYAKESYELMIKKNHDYGEAWRDMRVSSYTDLILTKIERIKEIEDLGGATLVSEGIDANYMDIMNYAVFGAIKLHE from the coding sequence ATGGCAAGTCAACTGACAAAGACACAGCAGGAATTTCAAGACGTACTCGCAGAGTGCAGAAGTCTATTTGGAAAGAAGCTCCATGACTATGGTGCTTCATGGCGTATTTTGCGCCCTTCTTCCCTTACTGATCAGCTTTTTATTAAGGCGAAACGCATCCGTTCTTTGGAGATTACGGGTGAAAGTTTGGTGGGTGAAGGTATTCGTCCAGAATTCATTGCGCTGATAAACTACAGTATCGTAGGACTTATCCAGCTGGAAAAAGGCTTTGTCGACAGCGTTGACATGACACCTGATGAGGCATTAGCACTATACGATAGCTACGCAAAGGAGTCATACGAGTTGATGATAAAGAAGAATCACGACTATGGCGAGGCTTGGCGCGACATGCGTGTCAGCAGCTATACCGACCTTATCTTAACAAAGATTGAACGTATCAAGGAGATTGAAGACCTTGGTGGTGCCACACTCGTCAGCGAGGGTATCGATGCCAATTATATGGATATAATGAACTACGCTGTTTTTGGAGCAATCAAACTACATGAATAA
- a CDS encoding SPOR domain-containing protein: MKRLLTIIVFMLTAIVAVNAQGSVTVSQSAEIDALVNGKKASKKNNKDRQKVESQNESARPAIKTPDTRQLTVPKLNEHKPEIARPDNSTLQPVRTKIVKRLVRRPHIPSWDEVEDTRIVTKRIKKGTQKVRGFRVQVYSGGNTRIAHQQADKAGQKAKQLFPDQPVYVHFYPPRWMCLVGNFTDYNAAKKIMRTLRKEGYSHANVIRMMVTIKTTEPVDF; this comes from the coding sequence ATGAAAAGACTCCTTACAATCATAGTTTTTATGCTGACTGCTATTGTGGCTGTTAATGCCCAAGGGTCGGTGACGGTATCGCAGAGTGCCGAGATTGACGCATTGGTGAATGGCAAGAAAGCTTCAAAGAAAAATAATAAAGACCGACAGAAAGTAGAGAGTCAAAACGAGAGCGCACGTCCAGCTATCAAGACGCCAGACACGAGACAGCTAACTGTTCCAAAGTTAAACGAGCATAAGCCTGAAATAGCACGCCCAGACAACAGCACCTTACAACCTGTCAGAACAAAGATTGTAAAACGTTTAGTCAGAAGACCGCACATCCCTTCATGGGATGAGGTTGAAGACACGCGGATTGTGACCAAACGTATCAAGAAAGGTACACAGAAAGTAAGAGGCTTCCGTGTACAAGTTTATAGCGGTGGTAATACTCGTATTGCTCACCAACAAGCAGACAAGGCGGGTCAAAAAGCGAAGCAACTCTTCCCTGATCAACCTGTTTATGTACATTTTTACCCACCACGTTGGATGTGTCTTGTTGGCAACTTTACCGACTACAATGCTGCAAAGAAGATTATGCGAACACTCCGAAAGGAAGGCTATTCACATGCTAACGTCATCCGCATGATGGTAACAATTAAGACAACTGAACCTGTAGATTTCTAA
- the folE gene encoding GTP cyclohydrolase I FolE gives MTPEIPFREGLDELASHYKQVLTLLGEDPEREGLQKTPMRVAKAMQVLTRGYTQDPHKVLTDALFEEKYNQMVIVKDIDFFSMCEHHILPFYGKAHVAYIPNGYITGLSKIARVVDIFSHRLQVQERLTEQVMQCINDTLKPQGVMVVIEAKHMCMQMRGVEKQNSITTTSAYSGVFESSKTRNEFMDLLRGETKRI, from the coding sequence ATGACGCCAGAAATACCATTCCGTGAAGGATTAGATGAACTTGCATCACACTACAAACAGGTGCTTACACTCTTAGGAGAAGACCCTGAAAGAGAAGGTTTGCAGAAAACACCTATGCGTGTTGCAAAGGCTATGCAGGTACTTACACGTGGTTATACACAAGACCCACATAAGGTATTGACAGATGCTTTGTTTGAAGAGAAGTACAACCAGATGGTGATTGTGAAAGATATTGACTTCTTCTCCATGTGTGAACACCACATTCTTCCGTTCTATGGTAAGGCTCATGTTGCATATATACCAAACGGATATATAACAGGATTGAGCAAGATTGCACGTGTTGTGGATATCTTCTCACATCGTCTGCAGGTACAAGAACGCTTGACAGAGCAGGTAATGCAGTGCATCAATGACACACTGAAGCCACAAGGAGTAATGGTTGTCATCGAAGCAAAGCACATGTGTATGCAAATGCGTGGTGTGGAAAAGCAGAACTCTATTACAACAACAAGTGCTTATAGCGGTGTATTTGAATCAAGTAAGACCCGCAATGAGTTCATGGACTTGCTACGCGGAGAGACCAAGAGAATATAG
- a CDS encoding CCA tRNA nucleotidyltransferase: MRDLSDAELAQLINKDIFHHISTAADKLGLECYVVGGYVRDLFLERPSNDIDVVVVGSGIQVASELKVILGKKAHLSVFRNFGTAQVKYKNIEVEFVGARKESYSHDSRKPIVEDGTLEDDQNRRDFTINAMAVCLNKARFGELVDPFGGIDDLWDGIIRTPLDPDVTFSDDPLRMMRCVRFATQLNFFIEDETFEALERNAERIKIISGERIEEELNKIMMTATPSKGFIELYRCGLLQLILPELVALDVVDTRNGRAHKNNFYHTLEVLDNICKHTDNLWLRWSALLHDVGKAKCKRWDATVGWTFHNHNFVGAKMVPTIFRRLKLPMDSKMKYVQKQVDLHMRPIAIADEEVTDSAVRRLMNDAGDDIDDLMTLCEADITSKNAVRKQRFLDNFRIVREKLKDLKDRDYKRLLQPCVDGNEIMEMFNLKPSREVGVLKQTLKDAVLDNRVPNEREPLLALLREKAKELGLI; the protein is encoded by the coding sequence ATGCGAGATCTTTCAGATGCCGAATTGGCACAGCTTATAAATAAAGATATATTTCATCATATTTCAACAGCAGCTGATAAACTTGGATTAGAATGCTATGTTGTAGGTGGTTACGTTCGTGATTTGTTTTTGGAACGTCCGTCAAATGACATTGATGTCGTTGTTGTAGGGAGTGGTATTCAGGTTGCAAGTGAATTGAAAGTCATCTTAGGAAAGAAGGCTCATTTGTCTGTTTTCCGTAATTTTGGAACTGCACAGGTAAAGTATAAGAATATAGAGGTGGAATTTGTTGGTGCACGAAAGGAAAGTTATAGCCACGACAGTAGGAAACCAATAGTTGAAGACGGCACATTAGAAGATGATCAGAACCGTCGTGACTTTACGATTAATGCGATGGCGGTGTGTTTGAATAAAGCGCGTTTCGGAGAATTGGTAGACCCATTTGGAGGCATTGATGACCTTTGGGACGGTATTATCCGTACACCACTTGATCCAGATGTAACCTTCTCAGATGATCCATTGCGCATGATGCGTTGTGTTCGTTTTGCTACACAGCTTAACTTCTTCATAGAAGACGAGACCTTCGAAGCTTTGGAGCGTAATGCAGAACGAATCAAGATTATAAGTGGAGAGCGTATTGAGGAGGAGTTGAATAAGATAATGATGACAGCAACTCCAAGCAAGGGCTTTATAGAGTTGTATCGTTGTGGACTCTTACAGCTCATTCTGCCAGAGCTTGTAGCACTTGACGTTGTAGACACAAGAAATGGACGTGCACATAAGAATAACTTCTATCACACCTTAGAAGTGTTAGATAATATTTGTAAACATACGGATAATCTATGGTTGCGGTGGTCGGCATTGTTGCATGATGTCGGTAAGGCTAAGTGTAAGCGTTGGGATGCAACAGTAGGATGGACCTTCCACAACCATAACTTTGTCGGTGCAAAGATGGTCCCAACTATCTTCCGACGTCTTAAACTTCCAATGGATAGTAAGATGAAGTATGTGCAGAAACAAGTTGACTTACACATGCGTCCGATTGCTATTGCTGATGAGGAGGTAACTGATTCTGCTGTACGTCGTTTGATGAATGATGCAGGTGATGACATAGATGACTTGATGACACTCTGTGAAGCTGATATAACAAGTAAGAATGCAGTTCGAAAACAACGCTTCTTGGATAATTTCCGTATTGTTCGTGAGAAACTAAAGGACTTGAAAGATCGTGATTATAAGCGTCTTTTACAACCTTGTGTTGATGGAAACGAGATTATGGAGATGTTTAATTTGAAACCAAGTAGGGAGGTCGGTGTATTAAAACAAACACTGAAAGATGCCGTCCTTGACAATAGAGTTCCTAATGAACGTGAACCACTTTTAGCTTTATTGAGGGAAAAGGCAAAGGAACTCGGTTTGATATAG
- a CDS encoding DUF4840 domain-containing protein has translation MRKTIKATTIAICALVITLFAASCSKDNNIPDAEKTAEQALNNMVGTYNGTLRTDNNTPNSVLTIITWTANKNSTIIVNDFPYNLLVNGVSKNTASPLYTTLLNAKEAPLKFYITTLLPQEDYVLFNLSHNFKFDVTTGSETYELTGVVTFKNNLFNSSYTMSRSEMAIQFTINSLVRIDKAHATATKQDDFDTPVSFSLIGRKI, from the coding sequence ATGAGAAAGACTATAAAAGCCACAACGATAGCCATTTGTGCACTTGTAATAACATTGTTTGCGGCAAGCTGCTCAAAAGACAACAATATTCCTGACGCAGAAAAGACTGCGGAACAAGCGCTCAACAACATGGTCGGTACCTATAACGGCACTTTGAGAACTGATAATAACACACCCAACTCAGTCTTGACAATAATCACTTGGACAGCAAACAAGAACTCTACTATTATAGTTAACGACTTTCCTTATAATTTGTTAGTAAATGGTGTATCAAAGAATACGGCATCTCCATTGTACACAACCCTGCTGAATGCGAAGGAAGCACCCCTAAAATTCTATATTACAACACTCCTACCACAAGAGGACTACGTGCTTTTCAACTTATCACATAACTTCAAGTTTGATGTAACAACAGGCAGTGAAACCTACGAGTTAACAGGCGTTGTCACCTTTAAGAATAATCTGTTTAATAGTAGCTACACGATGAGTAGATCAGAGATGGCAATACAATTCACTATAAACAGCTTAGTGAGAATAGACAAGGCACACGCAACTGCTACTAAACAGGACGACTTTGACACACCTGTCAGCTTTTCTCTTATAGGGAGAAAAATATAA